From Coffea arabica cultivar ET-39 chromosome 9c, Coffea Arabica ET-39 HiFi, whole genome shotgun sequence, one genomic window encodes:
- the LOC113708728 gene encoding uncharacterized protein: MDNGNGVPAANGNGHANGHIAPPRPIFYRALVGEARVRYSPSDRYPRCACRVTFAYPNHVVLALDDERRQLVTGNLDLQAEVDELRQMVSVQGKRVAELEEVIEDEVATSSVVNEELRSTRAQLTRLREEVRSRASDIVADATRLVDEAMGVAQDSEEDPEEDPEEEVPPDSPAAD, from the coding sequence ATGGACAACGGAAATGGAGTTccggcagctaacgggaatggccatgctaatGGTCATATAGCGCCTCCTAGGCCTATCTTTTATCGAGCTTTGGTTGGGGAagctcgagtacgctactcCCCATCTGACCGATATCCCCGATGTGCTTGTAGGGTGACCTTTGCTTACCCAAACCATGTTGTACTggctttggacgacgagcgtcgtcagttggtgactGGCAACTTAGACTTACAGGCTGAGGTCGATGAGCTTCGACAGATGGTGAGCGTTCAGGGCAAGAGGGTCGCCGAGCTTGAGGAGGTAATTGAGGACGAGGTTGCCACATCTAGTGTGGTTAACGAGGAGCTCCGGAGCACTAGGGCTCAGCTTACTAGGCTGAGAGAGGAGGTCCGTAGTCGGGCTTCCGATATTGTAGCTGATGCCACTAGGCTAGTTGATGAAGCTATGGGGGTAGCCCAGGATtctgaggaggatccggaggaggatcctgaggaggaggttcctcctgatagtcctGCTGCGGATTAG
- the LOC140014421 gene encoding uncharacterized protein, whose translation MTEPKSEGGLGFRDLLDFNLALLGKQLWRIQMRPDLLMSSMMRARYFPGKSVWEARQKGTESWCWRSLLSARGMLEEGMCIREFEEPDRASITRIPLSLGKQPDKVYWAKSNSGGYTVNSGYHQVKGIVPTNAVIREKSVKGDPMCKCCGESVETLEHMLFRCNSARAIWKVAPLSWEGLEVFDKSFWNWWEELRGASSRENGRDHITLTVNLLWQIWKARNDK comes from the exons ATGACTGAGCCTAAATCAGAGGGGGGACTTGGCTTCAGGGATTTGCTGGATTTCAATCTGGCTTTGTTGGGGAAGCAGCTATGGAGGATCCAGATGAGGCCAGATCTTCTAATGAGTAGCATGATGAGGGCTAGGTATTTTCCAGGGAAGTCTGTGTGGGAGGCAAGGCAAAAGGGCACTGAGTCTTGGTGTTGGAGAAGTCTTCTGAGTGCCAGAGGGATGTTGGAGGAGGGGATGTGCATAAGG GAGTTTGAGGAACCAGACAGAGCAAGCATCACACGGATTCCATTAAGCCTGGGCAAGCAACCAGATAAGGTGTATTGGGCAAAGTCAAATTCAGGTGGCTATACTGTAAACTCTGGCTACCATCAAGTAAAG GGAATTGTACCAACTAATGCAGTGATTAGGGAGAAAAGTGTGAAAGGGGACCCAATGTGCAAGTGCTGTGGAGAGAGTGTGGAAACATTGGAGCACATGTTGTTTAGGTGCAATAGTGCTAGAGCAATCTGGAAGGTTGCTCCCTTGAGCTGGGAAGGGTTGGAGGTGTTTGATAAGAGCTTTTGGAATTGGTGGGAAGAACTTAGAGGGGCCTCGAGTAGGGAAAATGGGAGAGACCACATAACTCTAACAGTGAACCTTCTGTGGCAGATTTGGAAGGCCAGGAATGACAAGTAA
- the LOC140014423 gene encoding uncharacterized protein — translation MERFNEHIGAVNSCHNDAKIQFESFQDQRHSVSNVLRSCGHEIDIAYRTRLTTALDVTRFLLKQGLAFRGNDESTSSSNRGNFLELFEWYSQRNTEIFEVVNQNALANNQLTSPMIQKNLAHACALEITSVIINDIGDNYFSLIVDESRDSSVKEQMGVVLRYVNKEGRVIERFLAIVHVSDTTSLCLKDAIDSLFAQHGLSLSKLRGQGYMELQICEVSSMV, via the coding sequence ATGGAAAGATTTAATGAACATATTGGAGCTGTGAATAGTTGCCATAATGATGCTAAAATACAGTTTGAAAGTTTTCAAGATCAAAGGCATAGTGTGTCAAATGTGCTACGATCTTGTGGGCACGAAATAGATATTGCATATCGCACCCGTTTAACTACTGCTCTGGATGTGACCCGCTTTCTTTTGAAGCAAGGATTGGCTTTTCGTGGAAATGATGAGTCAACTAGTTCTTCAAATAGAGgcaattttcttgaattgtttgAGTGGTATAGCCAGCGAAATACTGAGATTTTTGAGGTTGTAAATCAAAATGCTCTTGCAAATAATCAACTAACTTCTCCAATGATTCAAAAAAATCTGGCACATGCTTGTGCCTTAGAGATCACAAGTGTTATAATCAATGATATTGGAGACAATTATTTTTCCCTAATAGTTGATGAGTCTCGAGACAGTTCAGTGAAAGAGCAAATGGGAGTTGTTTTGAGATATGTGAACAAAGAAGGGCGTGTGATTGAACGTTTCCTTGCAATTGTACATGTGTCTGACACCACATCTCTTTGTTTGAAAGATGCAATTGATTCTTTATTCGCGCAACACGGATTATCATTATCCAAATTGAGAGGTCAAGGATATATGGAGCTTCAAATATGCGAGGTGAGTTCAATGGTTTGA
- the LOC140014422 gene encoding uncharacterized protein: MDPRVVVDKAVLEWNEYHLAQEAGIVKEGHSAGLKGVSKSWEKPQGNWIKVNTDAALNGTYGKAGWGIVARDSHGMVIRSWACPSASNAEAKVEEALAIREAMVRGSREGWLMVEFESDCKLVVDKINAQEKEVRLATILADIWSLRTNFDKCCFSFTRRSNNSVSHQLAKVATDLIDTAEWKCDFPAWLLELAQANLIVD, encoded by the coding sequence ATGGATCCAAGGGTGGTAGTAGATAAGGCAGTGCTGGAATGGAATGAGTACCACTTGGCTCAGGAAGCAGGGATAGTAAAAGAGGGTCACAGCGCAGGACTGAAGGGGGTAAGCAAGAGTTGGGAGAAACCACAAGGTAACTGGATTAAGGTCAATACGGATGCAGCTTTGAACGGGACGTATGGTAAAGCCGGATGGGGCATCGTGGCAAGAGATAGTCATGGAATGGTGATAAGATCCTGGGCATGTCCATCGGCAAGCAATGCTGAGGCGAAAGTTGAAGAAGCGCTGGCAATCAGGGAGGCGATGGTTCGGGGCAGCAGAGAGGGATGGTTGATGGTAGAGTTTGAATCTGATTGTAAATTGGTAGTAGACAAGATTAATGCGCAGGAGAAGGAGGTCAGATTAGCCACCATTTTAGCAGATATTTGGAGTCTGCGAACGAATTTTGACAAATGTTGTTTCTCCTTCACTAGAAGGTCAAACAACTCTGTTAGTCACCAGTTAGCAAAAGTTGCTACAGATTTGATAGATACCGCTGAATGGAAATGTGACTTCCCAGCATGGCTGCTAGAGTTAGCTCAGGCAAACTTGATTGTCGATTGA